From Topomyia yanbarensis strain Yona2022 chromosome 1, ASM3024719v1, whole genome shotgun sequence, one genomic window encodes:
- the LOC131676521 gene encoding cytochrome P450 18a1: MFLDTYLLSVMQQEFLDASKARSTLLVFCCTLTCVVFLQWLYRLVCQIKKLPPGPWGVPIFGYLTFIGHEKHTQYMKLARKYGSLFSAKLGAQLTVVISDYKIIREAFKTEDLTGRPHSPLLKTLGGFGIINSEGQLWKEQRRFLHEKLRHFGMTVLGNKKHLMENRIMTEVAELLAALNEVGNQSTDLSKYLSVSVSNVICNIIMSVRFSLEDPKFKRFNWLIEEGMRLFGEIHTIDYIPQIQYLPGNINAKNKIAKNRQEMFDFYREVIDEHKKSFDAGHIRDIVDAYLEEIQKAKTEGRDALLFEGKDHEIQMMQVIADLFSAGMETIKTTLLWLNVFMLRHPDAMKRVQDELDQVVGRNRLPKIEDVPYLPITETTILEVMRISSIVPLATTHSPKSDVVINGYTIPAGSYVVPLINSVHMDPTLWDKPEEFNPSRFLDAEGKVHKPEFFIPFGVGRRRCLGDVLARMELFLFFASIMHTFTIELPEDEPMPSLKGIIGVTISPQAFRVNLIPRPLNADLDRVRNIGGY, translated from the exons ATGTTTCTCGACACATATCTGTTAAGTGTGATGCAGCAGGAATTCTTGGATGCATCAAAGGCGCGAAGTACGCTTTTGGTGTTCTGCTGCACGTTAACTTGTGTAGTATTTCTACAATGGCTTTATCGGCTAGTATGTCAAATCAAAAAGCTTCCGCCCGGGCCATGGGGAGTACCAATTTTTGGATATCTTACCTTCATTGGTCACGAGAAACACACACAATATATGAAACTAGCACGCAAATACGGTTCGTTGTTCAGTGCCAAATTAGGGGCACAACTAACGGTGGTGATCAGTGATTATAAAATAATCCGGGAGGCATTTAAGACAGAAGATTTAACCGGACGACCACATTCACCGTTGTTGAAGACGCTGGGCGGTTTTG GTATAATTAacagtgaaggtcaactatgGAAAGAACAGCGTAGATTTTTACACGAAAAGCTTCGACACTTTGGTATGACAGTTCTCGGCAACAAAAAACATTTAATGGAAAATAGGATCATG ACGGAGGTCGCCGAACTATTAGCAGCCCTGAACGAAGTCGGTAACCAGTCGACCGACCTGAGCAAATACCTTTCCGTTTCGGTGAGCAACGTAATCTGTAATATTATCATGTCCGTGCGGTTTTCTCTCGAGGATCCCAAATTTAAACGTTTCAATTGGTTGATCGAGGAAGGAATGCGACTTTTCGGCGAAATTCATACAATTGATTACATACCACAAATTCAATATCTTCCTGGTAATATTAACGCAAAGAATAAGATCGCGAAGAACCGACAGGAAATGTTCGACTTCTATCGGGAAGTGATTGATGAACATAAAAAATCGTTTGATGCTGGCCACATTCGGGACATTGTGGATGCCTATTTGGAGGAGATCCAAAAAGCCAAAACAGAAGGACGCGATGCACTACTGTTCGAAGGAAAAGATCATG AAATCCAAATGATGCAGGTGATCGCGGATCTCTTCTCAGCTGGTATGGAAACTATTAAGACCACGTTACTATGGTTAAACGTATTCATGCTGCGCCACCCGGATGCGATGAAGCGTGTTCAGGACGAACTAGATCAAGTGGTGGGTCGCAACCGTCTGCCGAAAATCGAAGATGTACCGTACTTGCCTATAACGGAAACCACCATACTTGAAGTAATGCGCATTTCCAGCATCGTTCCTCTGGCCACAACGCATTCTCCCAAAAG CGATGTCGTTATCAACGGTTACACAATCCCTGCTGGTTCATATGTGGTGCCGCTGATCAACAGCGTTCATATGGATCCAACGTTGTGGGATAAACCAGAGGAATTCAATCCCAGCCGCTTCTTGGACGCTGAGGGCAAAGTTCATAAACCAGAATTCTTCATACCATTCGGTGTTGGACGTCGCCGATGTCTAGGTGACGTATTGGCACGAATGGAGCTTTTCTTGTTTTTTGCCTCCATTATGCACACGTTTACGATCGAACTGCCAGAAGATGAACCGATGCCAAGCTTGAAAGGTATCATCGGCGTCACCATCAGCCCTCAAGCCTTCCGAGTGAATTTGATTCCACGACCACTAAACGCTGACCTTGACAGAGTGCGGAATATTGGAGGCTATTAA
- the LOC131676523 gene encoding cytochrome P450 306a1, with protein sequence MYLLLVLLALLTYIASAILGRRGKPPGPLGFPILGYLPFIDPKKPYLTLSRLAEQYGSIYSLRMGQVNAVVITDPDLLRDTLKRDEFTGRAPLYITHGIMGGHGIICAEGNLWRDQRRLSTEWLRKMGMTKFGSPRASLEARIVAGVNELLQDLKNESGKVFAFDPAPFIHHILGNLMNDLVFGLTYERNDEIWRYLQNLQEEGVKHIGISMAVNFLPFLRHLPSSKRIIEFLLNGKAKTHKIYDSIIEERRRILLRSTRVEVNELGNDCILSNFVQETRRREVSNRPELAFCTDVQLRHLLADLFGAGVDTTFTTFRWLILFLSLNKEVQQKLRRELSSQLHSEPTLNDIEVLPYLRACIAEAQRLRTVVPLGIPHGTVSDTTIAGYKIPKQTMVIPMLWTIHMNAKLWSDPERFNPEHFLDDSGQFNAPNYFMPFQTGKRMCLGDELARMILHLYTARLFWHFELDILEEPPDMAGVCGITLTPPHYEIIFKEDLLK encoded by the exons ATGTATCTACTGCTGGTTTTGTTGGCACTTCTAACCTATATAGCAAGTGCGATCCTTGGTCgacgaggaaaaccgcccggacCACTAGGTTTTCCTATACTTGGATACCTTCCTTTCATCGACCCGAAGAAGCCATATTTAACACTATCGCGATTAGCTGAACAGTATGGGTCCATCTATAGCCTCCGAATGGGTCAAGTAAACGCTGTCGTCATCACTGATCCAGACCTTCTTCGAGATACTCTCAAGCGAGATGAGTTCACCGGGAGAGCTCCTCTTTATATTACACATGGGATCATGGGAGGTCACg GAATCATCTGCGCTGAAGGTAATCTTTGGCGCGATCAACGGCGTCTATCGACCGAGTGGCTACGCAAGATGGGCATGACTAAATTCGGTTCGCCGCGTGCATCGCTCGAGGCTCGCATTGTAGCCGGTGTGAATGAACTCTTGCAG GACTTGAAAAACGAATCAGGGAAAGTGTTTGCCTTTGATCCTGCACCGTTTATACACCACATTCTAGGAAATCTAATGAATGACCTCGTGTTTGGCTTGACATACGAGCGAAACGATGAGATCTGGCGGTATCTGCAGAACCTTCAGGAAGAAGGCGTCAAACATATTGGAATTTCGATGGCGGTTAATTTCCTGCCGTTCTTGAG ACATCTGCCCTCTAGTAAAAGAATAATTGAATTCTTATTAAACGGTAAAGCGAAGACACATAAAATCTACGACTCGATTATTGAAGAACGACGCAGAATATTGCTAAGGAGCACTAGAGTAGAGGTCAACGAACTAGGGAACGATTGTATTCTGTCAAATTTTGTGCAGGAAACTCGACGGAGGGAAGTATCTAACCGTCCGGAGTTAGCTTTTTGTACTGATGTCCAACTAAGACATCTTCTGGCAGACCTTTTCGGGGCTGGTGTTGATACAACTTTTACTACCTTCCGGTGGTTGATACTATTTCTCTCTTTGAACAAAGAAGTACAACAGAAATTGCGACGAGAGCTTTCCAGTCAGCTTCACAGTGAACCTACGTTAAATGACATTGAAGTTTTGCCATATTTGAGAGCCTGCATAGCAGAAGCTCAAAGACTGCGGACGGTTGTACCGCTTGGGATCCCCCATGGAACAGTttcg GACACAACAATCGCTGGCTACAAGATACCTAAACAAACAATGGTAATACCAATGTTGTGGACGATCCACATGAACGCCAAGCTATGGTCTGATCCCGAACGTTTCAACCCGGAGCATTTTCTGGACGATTCTGGACAGTTCAATGCACCGAATTATTTTATGCCCTTTCAAACAGGAAAACGAATGTGTTTGGGGGATGAACTCGCTCGAATGATTCTGCATCTTTATACGGCGCGCCTTTTCTGGCATTTCGAGCTGGATATCCTAGAAGAGCCTCCGGATATGGCGGGTGTATGTGGTATTACACTAACGCCTCCGCATTACGAAATCATTTTCAAGGAggatcttctcaaataa